A single Flavobacterium sp. 1 DNA region contains:
- a CDS encoding alpha-E domain-containing protein, with product MKANMLSRVADGMFWLNRYMERTDGMLLTLSTSYILSFDKETDDCQGYKPLLNYYTNLTYDQIEEKQNDTAFVLKYIICDSQNHNSVKNLVVKARENARGSQDKITKELWEHINSLYHYMNSPELPRKLESSDALKVVNKLNKELLLYNGILHVTMPRGLGWSFSSIGKLIERCLQTISMTQAYYIPINYDLDGNEDVMYWKRLLLSLSGYELYLKSYSNIKHNRKIVEHVIFNEDFAHSVIFTLDLINKYLDCLVKDNELSEARTLYNQFGRLKSYIAYTDYHHMTNKQLEEVLETTKTQLNQFSVDFSKLFFSYT from the coding sequence ATGAAAGCAAACATGCTAAGCCGAGTTGCAGACGGGATGTTCTGGCTCAACAGATATATGGAAAGAACAGACGGGATGTTACTAACTCTTAGCACAAGCTATATTCTGTCATTTGATAAAGAAACCGATGATTGCCAAGGATACAAGCCATTATTGAACTATTACACTAATTTGACATACGATCAAATAGAAGAAAAGCAAAACGACACCGCCTTTGTTTTAAAATATATCATTTGCGACAGTCAAAATCATAATTCGGTTAAAAATCTGGTTGTAAAAGCACGTGAAAATGCCAGAGGATCACAAGATAAAATTACCAAAGAACTTTGGGAACATATCAATTCGCTCTACCACTATATGAATTCGCCTGAACTTCCCAGAAAACTGGAAAGCTCCGATGCTCTAAAGGTTGTAAACAAACTCAATAAAGAACTACTGCTTTATAATGGTATTTTGCATGTTACTATGCCAAGAGGACTTGGCTGGAGTTTTTCGAGTATCGGCAAACTAATAGAACGATGCCTGCAGACAATATCAATGACACAGGCCTATTATATTCCGATTAATTACGATTTGGACGGAAACGAAGATGTTATGTACTGGAAAAGGCTCTTGCTTTCCTTATCTGGTTATGAATTGTATCTCAAAAGTTACAGCAATATTAAGCATAATAGAAAAATCGTTGAACATGTTATTTTTAATGAAGATTTTGCGCATTCCGTAATCTTTACTTTAGACTTAATAAATAAATATTTAGATTGCCTTGTAAAAGACAATGAATTAAGTGAAGCCCGAACATTATACAATCAATTTGGAAGATTAAAAAGCTACATAGCCTATACGGATTACCACCACATGACAAACAAACAATTAGAAGAGGTTTTAGAAACTACAAAAACACAGCTTAACCAATTTTCTGTCGATTTTTCAAAATTATTTTTCTCCTACACTTAG
- a CDS encoding TonB-dependent receptor, with product MKTMKNWLLSGLLFLMVSTVFSQGKITGAITDGQNPLPGANVAIKGTSASASTGFDGKFTIDSNVNSGQLIISYIGFASQTVDFTISNGVADLGNIILVSSNELSEVVVKSGVIDLAKDRKTPVAVSTINATEIQAKLGSQEFPEVLKNTPSVYASKAGGGFGDSRIVIRGFDQKNIAVMINGVPVNDMEGGSVYWSNWAGLSDVTSAMQVQRGLGASKLAISSVGGTINVITKTSDMKEGGSVSSSFGNDKYLKTQASYNTGVMKNGLSASVLFSRTAGDGYVDGTKFEGYNYFMAFGYKINDKNSIQFTFTGAPQWHNQRSTSPLLTDFLKFGSDGKTPNIKYNSDWGLRNGEEANLKTNYYHKPVMSLNWDYDINSTTKFSTVVYGSWGRGGGSTSNGGIKGQNPYSPNSTLRTADGIINFDLIDAWNSGQTTTLGTRTKIADGSYQNSTDTGSNKVGTATVINTTSGITQYSSVNSHNWYGTVLNLDKKLSDSFNINFGIEGRTYTAVHYQTLNDLFGATNYLDKTNKSATGVAAPTVLSTTYAPRPNGNPWVSTDYQERLGYSYDSKVNYYGAFSQLEYSKDNLSAFIQAAVSSQGYKRDDHFSYAATNPLSSTDYENLTGGDVKAGVNYNINEQHNVFVNGGFYSKQPFFTSVYPNFLSVVNDKLTNEKIKAVELGYGFRSRIFTANLNAYYTTWDDRFTTGTDPDAATNPGGLYTFSGVNETHTGVELDVTARLIDKLKLNGMISIGDWKYDGNATSNRFDSSYQPVAGGTAQTLYLDGVKVGNAAQTTMALGAAYEILKGLNADANLNYSEKLYGNITPSSFTSATNKGAMELPGFATTDAGVSYKWVLGEKLGALNFRFNVNNVFDKIFINESFTNFFADDIKTAATGTTPAVTYAQAGALYNGVATVNKVYFGYGRTWNFTLRYEF from the coding sequence TTTCACAAGGAAAAATTACAGGAGCTATTACAGATGGACAAAATCCGTTACCTGGAGCAAATGTTGCTATCAAAGGTACATCAGCTAGTGCTTCAACGGGTTTTGATGGTAAATTTACTATTGATTCTAACGTGAACTCTGGGCAATTGATTATTTCGTATATTGGTTTTGCAAGCCAAACTGTTGATTTTACTATTTCAAATGGTGTTGCTGATTTAGGGAATATTATTTTGGTATCTTCTAATGAATTAAGTGAAGTAGTGGTTAAAAGTGGGGTTATTGACTTAGCAAAAGACAGAAAAACACCAGTTGCTGTTTCGACAATTAATGCTACTGAGATTCAGGCAAAATTAGGTTCTCAAGAGTTTCCGGAGGTTTTAAAAAACACACCTTCTGTATATGCTTCAAAAGCAGGCGGAGGTTTTGGAGATTCAAGAATTGTTATTCGTGGGTTTGACCAAAAAAACATTGCTGTAATGATTAATGGGGTTCCTGTTAATGATATGGAGGGTGGTTCTGTATATTGGAGTAACTGGGCAGGTTTGTCTGATGTAACTTCTGCAATGCAGGTTCAAAGAGGTTTAGGAGCGTCTAAGCTTGCTATTTCTTCTGTTGGAGGGACTATCAATGTTATTACAAAAACGTCTGATATGAAAGAAGGCGGTTCAGTTTCGTCTAGTTTTGGTAATGATAAATATTTAAAAACACAGGCATCTTACAACACTGGTGTAATGAAAAATGGACTTTCTGCTTCGGTTTTATTCAGTAGAACTGCAGGAGATGGTTATGTTGACGGAACTAAATTTGAAGGCTACAATTATTTTATGGCTTTTGGTTATAAAATCAATGACAAAAACAGTATTCAATTTACTTTTACAGGAGCGCCTCAATGGCACAACCAAAGATCAACTTCTCCTTTGTTAACTGATTTCTTAAAATTTGGAAGTGACGGTAAAACACCAAACATTAAATACAACTCGGATTGGGGTTTAAGAAATGGAGAAGAGGCTAATTTGAAAACAAATTACTACCACAAACCGGTAATGAGCCTTAACTGGGATTATGATATTAACTCAACTACAAAATTTTCAACTGTTGTTTACGGTTCATGGGGTCGTGGTGGAGGATCAACTTCTAATGGTGGTATAAAAGGACAAAATCCATATTCTCCAAATAGTACATTGAGAACTGCAGATGGAATAATTAATTTTGATTTAATTGATGCATGGAACTCAGGACAAACTACTACATTAGGAACTAGAACTAAAATAGCTGATGGATCATACCAAAACAGTACTGATACAGGTAGTAATAAAGTAGGTACAGCTACAGTTATAAATACTACTTCGGGTATTACACAATACTCTTCTGTAAACTCACACAACTGGTATGGAACCGTCTTAAATTTGGATAAAAAATTATCTGATAGTTTTAATATAAACTTTGGAATTGAAGGAAGAACATACACAGCTGTTCACTACCAAACTCTTAATGATTTATTTGGTGCAACTAATTACCTTGATAAAACAAATAAAAGTGCTACTGGTGTTGCAGCTCCAACAGTCTTGTCTACTACTTACGCACCAAGACCAAACGGAAATCCATGGGTAAGTACCGATTATCAAGAGAGATTAGGTTATTCGTATGACAGTAAAGTTAATTACTATGGAGCTTTTTCTCAATTAGAGTATTCAAAAGATAATTTATCTGCTTTTATTCAAGCAGCTGTTTCATCACAAGGTTATAAGAGAGATGATCACTTTAGCTATGCTGCAACAAACCCTCTTTCAAGTACTGATTATGAAAATCTTACAGGAGGTGATGTAAAAGCTGGAGTTAATTATAACATTAACGAACAGCATAATGTTTTTGTTAATGGAGGATTTTATTCTAAACAACCTTTCTTTACATCTGTATATCCTAACTTTCTTTCCGTTGTTAATGATAAGTTAACAAATGAGAAAATTAAAGCTGTCGAACTTGGTTACGGTTTCCGTTCAAGAATTTTCACTGCTAATTTAAATGCATATTATACTACTTGGGATGATAGATTTACAACTGGTACAGATCCTGATGCAGCAACAAACCCTGGAGGACTATATACTTTTTCAGGTGTTAATGAAACACATACAGGGGTAGAATTAGACGTTACAGCTAGACTAATTGATAAGTTAAAACTAAACGGAATGATTTCTATTGGTGATTGGAAATATGATGGAAATGCTACTAGTAATCGTTTTGATAGTTCATATCAACCAGTTGCTGGAGGAACTGCTCAAACTTTATACCTTGATGGTGTAAAAGTTGGAAATGCTGCTCAAACGACAATGGCACTTGGTGCTGCTTACGAAATCTTAAAAGGTCTTAATGCTGATGCAAACCTTAACTATTCTGAAAAACTATACGGAAACATTACTCCGTCAAGTTTTACAAGCGCTACCAACAAAGGTGCTATGGAATTACCTGGTTTTGCGACAACTGACGCTGGTGTATCATACAAATGGGTATTAGGTGAAAAATTAGGAGCATTAAACTTCAGATTTAACGTAAACAACGTTTTTGACAAAATATTTATCAATGAGTCTTTCACAAATTTTTTTGCTGATGACATCAAAACAGCCGCAACAGGAACAACTCCTGCGGTAACTTATGCACAAGCAGGAGCTCTTTATAATGGAGTTGCTACAGTAAATAAAGTGTACTTCGGATATGGAAGAACTTGGAACTTTACTTTGCGTTACGAATTCTAA
- a CDS encoding CYTH domain-containing protein, with translation MTEIERKFLVTSDAFKAEAIDQNRIKQGYLSSVPERTVRVRIKGEKGFLTIKGISNESGLSRFEWEKEIPLDEAEKLLLLCETGVIDKTRFEVKSGSHIVEIDEFYGENEGLIMAEIELQSETESFEKPAWLGTEVTNDKRYYNAYLSKNSFKSW, from the coding sequence ATGACAGAAATAGAAAGGAAATTTTTGGTTACTTCGGATGCATTCAAAGCAGAAGCTATTGATCAAAACAGAATAAAGCAAGGTTATTTGAGTTCCGTACCCGAAAGAACCGTTCGAGTACGCATAAAAGGCGAAAAAGGTTTTTTGACCATAAAAGGAATTTCTAACGAATCCGGTTTGTCCCGTTTTGAATGGGAAAAAGAAATTCCTCTAGACGAAGCCGAAAAATTATTGCTTTTATGCGAAACAGGCGTAATCGACAAAACCCGATTTGAAGTCAAATCGGGCAGTCATATTGTGGAAATTGATGAGTTTTATGGCGAAAATGAAGGGCTCATTATGGCTGAAATAGAACTGCAGTCGGAGACAGAATCTTTCGAAAAACCCGCTTGGCTTGGTACAGAAGTAACCAATGATAAAAGATATTACAATGCTTATTTGAGCAAAAATTCGTTTAAGAGTTGGTAA
- the dinB gene encoding DNA polymerase IV, with protein sequence MSEPFPHRKIIHIDMDAFYASVEQMDNPELRGKPIAVGGAENRGVVSAASYEARKFGVRSAISGVLAKKNCPELIFVRPRFDRYKEISKKIHKIFRDYTDLVEPLSLDEAYLDVTKNKKGNPSASLLAQEIRARIFNEVGLTASAGISVNKFVAKIASDYNKPNGQKTVNPDEVIAFLEQLPIQKFYGVGKVTAEKMFQLGIFTGMDLKLKSVEFLEKHFGKSGGFYYNVVRGIHNSEVKSNRITKSVAAEHTFDINLSSEIFMIEKLEKIAQELERRLKKHQISGKTITLKIKYSDFTQQTRSKTMPYFIADKSLIFETAKELLYQERMKDSVRLLGISLSNLNTEIKKTIVVQLKFDF encoded by the coding sequence ATGTCCGAACCGTTTCCACATAGAAAAATTATACACATCGACATGGATGCTTTCTATGCTTCGGTGGAGCAAATGGACAATCCCGAACTGCGCGGAAAACCCATTGCAGTTGGCGGTGCCGAAAATCGGGGAGTGGTTTCGGCAGCCAGTTATGAAGCCCGAAAATTTGGAGTCCGTTCTGCGATAAGCGGTGTTTTGGCCAAAAAAAACTGTCCTGAGCTTATTTTTGTCCGCCCGCGTTTTGATCGATACAAAGAAATCTCAAAAAAAATCCACAAAATATTCCGTGATTATACCGATTTGGTAGAGCCTTTATCCTTAGATGAAGCCTATCTGGATGTTACCAAAAACAAGAAAGGTAATCCCAGTGCCAGTTTATTGGCACAGGAAATAAGGGCTAGAATTTTTAATGAAGTTGGGTTAACGGCTTCGGCGGGAATTTCGGTCAATAAATTTGTGGCCAAAATTGCAAGTGATTACAATAAGCCAAACGGTCAAAAAACGGTTAATCCAGATGAAGTTATTGCTTTCTTAGAACAATTGCCCATTCAAAAATTTTATGGGGTGGGAAAAGTCACTGCCGAAAAAATGTTTCAGCTCGGTATATTTACCGGTATGGATTTGAAATTGAAATCGGTTGAATTTTTAGAAAAACATTTTGGCAAGTCGGGTGGTTTCTATTATAATGTTGTTCGTGGCATTCACAACAGCGAAGTAAAGTCCAACCGGATTACTAAATCAGTTGCTGCCGAACATACTTTTGACATCAATCTTTCTTCCGAAATATTTATGATCGAAAAACTCGAAAAAATAGCGCAGGAATTGGAACGCCGTTTAAAAAAACACCAAATTTCGGGTAAAACCATTACACTGAAAATAAAGTACAGTGATTTTACACAACAAACCCGCAGTAAAACCATGCCTTATTTTATTGCCGATAAATCATTAATTTTTGAAACAGCAAAAGAATTATTATACCAAGAAAGAATGAAAGATTCGGTGCGGCTATTAGGAATTTCATTAAGCAACTTGAATACAGAAATCAAGAAAACAATTGTGGTACAGCTCAAATTTGATTTTTGA
- a CDS encoding septal ring lytic transglycosylase RlpA family protein, with translation MKKIITLLFLLANIGIVSSQSTIINSKKFSINKDTVKKTAKTAEKVVEPVAIAPDTVIVETGKFVLFKKDAHASYYHDKFNGKKTASGKRFDNNKLSAAHRKFPFGTKLRITNEANGKFVIVEVIDRGPFARGREIDLSKKAFMDITSNKRGGAVIVKIEELRK, from the coding sequence ATGAAAAAAATAATCACACTTTTATTTTTACTGGCCAATATTGGGATAGTAAGCAGTCAAAGTACTATTATTAACAGCAAAAAATTTTCCATTAATAAAGACACTGTAAAAAAAACTGCTAAAACGGCAGAAAAAGTTGTTGAACCAGTTGCTATCGCCCCAGATACTGTAATTGTTGAAACTGGAAAGTTTGTATTATTTAAAAAAGATGCCCATGCCTCTTATTACCATGATAAATTTAATGGTAAAAAAACGGCTAGCGGAAAACGATTTGACAACAATAAGTTATCAGCCGCGCATCGAAAATTCCCTTTTGGAACTAAACTCCGAATTACCAATGAAGCCAATGGCAAATTTGTAATTGTAGAGGTAATCGACAGAGGTCCTTTTGCAAGAGGAAGAGAAATCGATTTAAGCAAGAAAGCTTTTATGGATATTACTTCCAATAAAAGGGGTGGAGCTGTGATTGTCAAAATCGAAGAGCTGCGAAAGTGA
- a CDS encoding transglutaminase family protein, giving the protein MAIFKIIHITKYQYTWPIKESINEIRLFPHHFKDQEVLDHQLLISHDPEIEYFRDYYGNRVANFNNLEAHNEMTIESRMTVRVSHSLKIPEFEDVTAKELQEEKNNDITLLRLSYPETITKQQDIDAVLKTFNIANNSIITIAQLCNAYIFNNFTYTKGITNIATTIDEILVLKKGVCQDFAHVLLQFLRTAGIPSRYVSGYICPNESGLRGEGATHAWVEIYSPTQGWQGLDPTNNIWTMDNHVKLSVGRNFYDCTLIKGTFKGLARQTLSVSVSIGYEDGRHYEEMNDVQLEEMPQEINEQINHIEQQQQ; this is encoded by the coding sequence ATGGCAATATTTAAAATAATACATATCACTAAATACCAATACACCTGGCCCATAAAAGAAAGTATAAACGAAATCCGCTTGTTCCCTCATCACTTTAAGGATCAAGAAGTTCTTGACCACCAACTCTTAATTTCGCATGATCCCGAAATAGAATATTTTCGGGATTATTACGGAAATCGTGTAGCGAATTTCAATAATCTGGAAGCGCATAATGAAATGACAATCGAATCTCGAATGACGGTTCGAGTGAGTCATTCGTTAAAAATCCCCGAATTTGAAGATGTTACCGCAAAAGAGTTACAAGAAGAAAAAAATAATGACATCACGCTATTAAGACTTAGCTATCCCGAAACAATCACAAAACAACAAGATATTGATGCTGTTTTGAAAACCTTTAATATAGCCAATAACTCAATTATTACCATTGCTCAATTATGCAATGCTTATATATTTAACAATTTTACCTACACCAAAGGAATCACCAATATAGCCACCACAATTGATGAAATTTTGGTCTTAAAAAAAGGTGTCTGCCAAGATTTTGCGCATGTCTTACTGCAGTTTTTAAGAACTGCCGGTATTCCTTCCAGATATGTAAGCGGTTACATCTGCCCTAACGAAAGCGGGCTCAGAGGCGAAGGAGCCACTCATGCCTGGGTCGAAATTTATTCTCCAACGCAAGGCTGGCAGGGACTGGATCCAACAAATAATATTTGGACCATGGACAACCACGTGAAACTATCTGTTGGCCGAAATTTTTATGATTGTACTTTAATTAAAGGAACTTTCAAGGGACTGGCAAGACAAACACTATCCGTTAGTGTTTCTATAGGATATGAAGATGGCCGTCATTATGAAGAGATGAATGATGTTCAACTGGAAGAAATGCCACAAGAAATAAATGAGCAAATAAACCATATTGAACAGCAGCAACAATAA